taatttttgttctaaATCATATGTTTTTTTCCTATCAATCTTGACTTTCTTGTTTTGGAACTTTAAAATTTCTGAACTTTGTACGACTTTTTGCATTTGACTGTCAATCCAATAGAGTTCTTATACGATTCAATGCTGGATTTTGCCGTTTTAATTGTTTGTGTTTGTGCAGGacgtggtggtggtggtggattCAGGGGCAGGGGTGATGGAGGCAGAGGTAGAGGCAGAGGTGGTGGAGGGAGAGGCGGTGACAGAGGTGGTGCCATGAGAGGCCGTGGCGGACGAGGCGCTGGTGGAAGAGGCCGGGGTGGAGGTCGAGGTGGAATGAAGGGTGGAAGTAAGGTTGTGGTTGAGCCTCATAGACATGGGGGAGTATTCATTGCTAAGGGTAAAGAAGATGCTATTGTTACTAAGAATTTGGTACCTGGTGAAGCTGTTTACAATGAGAAAAGGATCTCTGTACAGGTCATTTTACAGGAACATCTTCTTTAATTTAAATGTGCTTTtgattaattagtaatttgTGGATCATCGAGATTCTATTCTGTTGCACTGTGCCGGAACTTTGCTCATTCTCAATGCACATAGcatattgttttgatttttgcaTTTGTATAAGTCAATGTTGACTCAGGATTCTTGCTCTGGCCTGGTGGCACTTCCCTCCTGCCCCCTAGATGGTATTGTTCATGGTCGGGATTCAGTCCTCCATAGTGGGGAATATATTCTTCAAGAAACTGTCTAGAAAAGAGACACTGGGTTTATTAAATTTGCTAGATTTAAGTGGTGCTAGAAAAGAGAAGGTATTTCTATGATATCATCTTCCAGATTCCAGAAAAGTGggcaaaataataaatttataaggtGGTATTAATAATATGCTGGATGCgaatttgttaatttttcttctgtacagaataaatttttaacatataatgctaaacttttttttcttcataaaagTAGGAAATGTTTATATAACCTGGTATTTtgggattattattattattattttttatggagACACTATCTTGCAGCATGCATAGAACATCAGTTCTGTGTAGAAAACTTAATTTTGTTAAATGTTATTGATCTACttaattcacaattttttttttcttccagaaTGAAGATGGCACAAAAGTGGAATACAGAGTCTGGAACCCATTTCGGTCGAAGTTGGCTGCTGCTATTATTGGTGGTGTTGATGAGATTTGGATTGTGAGTTTCTCCATTTTTAAATTCGTTTCAATTTTGTGTTTCATATTTTTgctatattattatactataaaTCTATGCATAACCATTTTTTGTGTTTGTGGTTTAATAAACTTGAAGAAACCTGGTGCTCGGGTCCTCTATCTTGGGGCTGCTTCAGGAACCACAGTCTCCCATGTGTCTGACATTGTTGGGCCTGTAAGTAGTTCGCATGAAATCATTGTTAGAAGCttgtttatatttaaaagaGTTGCGTGAAATTCCCTCTTTTTCATGCAGACTGGAGTGGTTTACGCAGTGGAGTTTTCTCATAGAAGCGGTAGGGACCTGGTTAACATGGCAAAGAAGCGCACTAATGTTATCCCCATCATTGAAGATGCTAGGCATCCGTCCAAATATCGAATGCTAGTTGGCATGGTGGATGTAATATTTTCTGATGTTGCACAGCCTGATCAGGTTTGCTCTTTTATGTGTTTCTTATTCAGTTGGTCTTCTCACATTTAAAATGGTAGACACGGGGGAACCATTGCATTTGAAGTGGTCGCAACATCTATTTTCATTAGTGCATTGGAAATGCCTTGGGACATGTTGTAGCAAATTTTTTTGTACCTTATCATCAAGTTCCTTTCTGCTACTCTTAAATTACTTAACAAGTGTACTCGAGTTTTTTGTGCTTTTAGGAAACATTTAGTTCTTTGGTTTAATGCAAAATTATTTTCTGAAGATGAAACTTATTTCACGTGTTTTATAGTTTTAATTCACTTGTTGATACTCCTGAATAATCCATGTAGTTTAGTTTCTTCTTGTgctgataaattttttttttttgtataaaagtTTGACGGTTTTTGAAACTCTTCAGTTATTATATACACTCTTGGACTTGGGATTTGTAAGCTTCATGTGTTTTTGTTAAATTTAGTGTTTTAagtttttacattttgtatCTTGTTAGTCGTTTTATATCTTGACCATATGATGAGTTAACTCGGATTCCCCTTCAAGACATAATGGGTGATGCAAAAACGAGTTTCTGATGGTGTTATAAAGTCatttcttgttttattggcattaattatataatctTTCAAGTATTATATCTTATTTGGAATAATGAGTATATAATGAGTTACTCGAGCTTCCCTTCAACATGTTTTGGGTGATGTGGGCTTGAGTTTCAGATGCTCTAGACAGAGTCCATTGAATTGACTACTGTTATGTACATTATTGCTTACATATGATATGGCTGTATACAACATTTTACATTCTGTCCTGTTTTTTGTTAGATTGTTCTTGTTTATACATCTCACTTGTATCTTGATTTATTACCATGCACAAACATGAATTTTTAGTGCTACTTTTCCTAGTAGTTTTTAAACTTCTGTATCTTATTTCCGCATCTTTTGTTTCTGAATCTCTGATATTTTGAGTGCTTTCAGACTTGATTCTTCTCTTGTTGATGGTGCTGTTAAATGGTTGTACAATTTCCATGTAACAACCATGTCTGTGCACTTTTAATATCTTTTAGCTTAAATGCCGAAAACCACAGTTGATACCATGATTTTGGATCAGCATGAAGCTGACTATGTTTGGTTCTTCCATTAATTGGTGCTTTAACCCTTCAAATTGTTGGAGGATAAAGCTATTGAGTGTGAATCTTCAATAACTGAGTTGCATGCCCTTTTTAGAGTTTAGAAATGTTTTCAGTTTGTTTATGTTACTTTGCCCCGTTCTTATGGGACTAACTTGTTTTCGTGGACATATAGCTCTGCCCTACTAATTTTGCTGGGGCTGGTGTCGGGAATATTTTACGTAGATTGCTTTACTTGAATTTTGTTTTCGTTTTTCTATGAATCTGCAGGCAAGGATTCTAGCATTGAATGcatcatattttcttaaagctGGAGGCCATTTTGTAATTTCTATCAAGGTTTGTACAGTCTTCTTATTTAGTTTTCTTCCTATATCACTGTGCTTGTAACGATATAtgaattccaattttttttttctctttatattttaaatcgaATTTACTTTTGATTCTGTAGAAATTTGCCTTTTGGTTTCCTGATGTTATCTCTGCTTGAATATTTCAGGCCAACTGCATAGATTCTACACAACCTGCCGAGGCCGTATTCCAGAGTGAAGTGAACAAGCTAAAGCAGGATCAGTTCAAGCCATTTGAACAAGTTACGCTTGAACCTTATGAGCGTGACCACGCCTGTGTGGTTGGGGGCTATCGTGTCCCAAAGAAATCCAAAGTTGTTGCCTAGAGATGTGAGGGGCATCGGTAGCCTGTAACTGATTAAATAGTTTAGAAATTTGTGTCGAAGACATTGTAAtggatgttttctttcttttttattagttCTATGATTTTgttgattattattatatgttcTAATCATTTCTAAGCACATTTAAAGCCATATCTCAAGTTCTCAACTTGGGTCGGGACATCCTCAAGAACTTGATTTGGTTCCTTTTCGTTTGCCTGAGTATGCTCGATGCATAAATCGGTGGAGTTCAATGCTTTAGGATTCTGTTTTGATCAGGGCATGTCATGTACTTTCCAGGTTTGAAAACCGACATTTTCGGTTCGGTAAAGGGCCGAACCGACGCCGACCGACCAGACTGTCCCACCCAACTTTGCCGACCGAGAACCGACCGTTCAAGGGGCTTgaaccggccggaaccgattCCGGTCGGTTCAGCGGTTTGGGCCGGTTTGGGCCACTCTTTTAGGCCCCTTTCAGAAGGCTTTTTTTGCTCATTTTGGGCTTTTTCTATTCAATATAGTGAATTTATTAGTtaatattcacaatattttaaatttttattcttgtatttttaaaattcattagtagtttaaaacaataaaactaatattgttTTAGAAACTAATAATAGTAACTAGTAAGttataattactaaataatactttaaaatctaataagttAGTTAATAACTACTAAGTAATCAATAAAAGTATCCACTAAATGAGtagatgtttaatacaaatacaaaccaacacaaattgttttaagcaataaacaagcaactaatacaaattaaacattaaaatcttggatcCTTAATTCTTCATTCCATATCCAaaaagtcttcaatcttcaatagtTGTGACGCCTGATTGTACTcccatttttatataaatatgaaaaaacaaattaagattaaagttaaacatcaaattttaataaatttggataatcaataaataaatgaaattaaattataaaaataaattaatattgaatgaATACATTATCAGATTCTACTACAAAACTCTCCACATTATCCATGGCCCCTCGAAGATCAATTGGCGCCGACGGATGTCGTAACCAATTCTGAGTACAAATAAGTGCCTCAACTGTTTTCGAAGCCAATGAACTCCGAAACTGATCAAGTACACGCCCTCCtgtactaaatgctgactctGAAGCAACAGTGGAAACAGGCATGGCTAACAAATCTCGTGCAATCTTTGCAAGTATAGGATAATTAACCTCATTCTGTCTCCACCAgatcaacaaatcaaaagatgaactgagtgcctcacaaccatctgATAAATATCGGTCCACCTCTCTTTTAGCAGCAGTTGATTCAATCTCGTTATCTGGCTCATACCAATCCATATACAATTGTGACTCTTCTTCACTTTCTACTGAGGGTATAGATGTCGAAACGGGCACATGTTCTCGACTACTCGAAGTAGAACCAAATGTAGCATTATACTCATCGTATAAGTCGAATAGTAACTGCCTCACACTagacaccaaatgtaatcctcgAGTCTCATCATAAATTTTTCTCAAGTTGCGGGTGAGAAGGCCTAACTTATTTCGAGGATCAAGCACAACGGcaaccaacaacaacaagttCAGCTTATCCAATGaaccccaatacttatcatatttcgtTCTCATGCTTATGGCCATGTTCATCAAACAACTATTAGAACTCTGACTCAGTCTAACCAATTCTTTTTAGAGCATGCAAATCTCCACAAAACTTGTATTTGCCGTGACATGAAGGGACCCAGAAAAGCGACAAGTGGCATCAtagaacattttcaaaaatttcacaaaaacccGCACTGTCTCCCACTCATCAGCTCTAGGAGGCCCTATGTGTCCCTCATTAAAATAAGATAGAAAATTATAATCCTCACTCTCCATCCGCCTAAAagccttttcaaatttctcagtCGCATCCAACATCATGAAAGTTGAATTCCATCGGGTTTGCACATCAAGACAACAATTTTttacaattaattttttctttttctgcacacTTCGTAAACTTGTCTAATCTAGCAGGGGAGGAGCGCACATATCTAactgcatttctaaccattgtgaTGGCGTCATTACACTCCTTCAAACCCTCATTCACGACAAGATTTAAAAtgtgagcacaacatctcaagTGCATGTACTTACCACCCAACACATTCCCCGTCAAAAAATGCTTCAAGTaagaaattgcagtatcatttgaGCTAGCATTATCAATAGTCACTGTAAATATCttatcaatgccccaatcaaggaggcacgattcaatatattttccaattgtatcccctcgatgattagggatcaaacaaaaattaatgatttttttcttcaacttccaatcattatcaatgaaatgGGCAGTTAGgcacatataattcaaattttgtatctaTGTCCATGTATCAGTAGTCAATGAAACTCTCATCTCCCCGTCTTTAAACAACTTTCTAAGCTTGGCCTTTTCAGATGTAAACAATTTCATACAGTCTCTTGCAACTGTAACACGGCATGgcactttaaattttggttcaagtaaccaaaccaacttcttaaatccttgtccttcaacaattctaaatggcaattcatcaataattaccaTTTCCGCAATGGCCAACCTCACTGCATCTTCACTATATTTGTGGGTTACAAGATTTCTTACCACGCTACTATCACTCTCTCCAACTTCCTCAACCGCCAATGTTTGTTGATATCTATCTAGAGGCCCGCGTTTATGAGGATTTCTTGGACATGCAGATAAGTGGTTTTGCATAGTTGAAGTCCCATTTCTCTTTGAGTGGCAAGCATAAATCTTGCCACAATAGTTACACTTAGCCTTCGGATCATCTACGGGACAACCCTCAACTTTAGTAAAATGATCCCAAACAATTGACGGGTCCTTCCCCTTCCGTTTCCTAGGAAgtggacaagtactactagGAGCACTTGAAGGTTTTGGTGTTTGGGTCTCTCCCAAATTTACGGTTTGTTCATCATTATCAAGATCAATTAGAGTTGATGAGGAATCCATCTAACATATGAaacattaatttcaaaattaattaagaaacatatatatcaTTCACGGCaccaacaaaataatatattcagGTTCATGCAATTAGAGATAACTGAGAGAAACTAATTATTTAGTTCTCTTGATCTGCATCATATAGCACACTCTAGAGTAAAAGAACgataaacaatatttaaacttCAAGACTTACCATCTAGGATTAGTTATGAAGTTGCACTTAATCgttttctttcaaacttgtgctcatcttatagacaacttaatttatatagatatatattctaacataacccttaaattaatttttacttttttaagaaaatagtaaAAGTTAATGATAATACATAATGTTGTTATAACAATCTTATTTCTAGaaatcatcaaaaaataatattgggaGTATATCATTACTCCTTTATTTCTTAATCGGATTTAGCAAAGAAAAGGGTTATAATTATCATGAGCTAGCCCTCCAAATGCAATCTTAATTATAATCAGTAGCTTTCCATATTTATTGGTTAATATTCCATGAGTACTATAGATAATTAGTCAGTGATGGATTCTATGTCAAGGCTTAGTAGCTTAAATACTAATTACTATGCTGCTTTACTCAAGAAACAACAAGATCCTAGCATGTCCGAGGCAGTTAGGCACACTAATTGATCTTCGAGATTGAACAAAATTTGaaacactaaaaatatatattaatgtccgatgcaaaataaacactaaaaataaacattaatctaaaaaaataaacactaatCTTCGAGAACCAACAAAAGTTGGaacactaaaaatatatatatatatttttgataaatacactaaaaataatatatatatatatatactaaaaatacactaaaaatacACTAAAGATTAATACTAAAGATACTAAacaaaatacactaaaaatatatatatatatatatgtccgaTTGTCCGATgcaaaataaacactaaaaataaacattaatctAAACATTCCAACTTAGTAAAATGTAAATAGCAAgatcctatcaaaaaaaaaaaagaaacttacatTACTTAGTAACTTACACCGATAGAGGAAGCCGGAAGGTGCGTCGCGCCGTCGAGCAGAGGCTGGGAAACCAAGAGGAGGCCAGACGCAGGGAGCTGAGCAGTGACCGGGAGAGGGCCAGACGCTGGGAGAACGGGAGAAGCTGAGAAGTGATCGGCAACCGTGGGAAGATAGTTTCTGTTTTCAGAAACTGGGAAGGGCTTAGGGCACGGAAGGAAATGGAAACTCGAAGGGGAAGGGGGGGTATTTTACCCTAAtaccaaacggcgccgtttataTTTAAACGTAATCATTTAAGAAGTCAGAAAACGATGCCGTTTCAATTATTTAAGTGAAATGGCGTCgtttttatatgtataaaaatgaaaaaaaatataactgaaACGGTCGGTCGGCTTATCGGTTTATTTAGACCTGAACCGCACGCCGAACCGACCGATGCCGGTTCATGATAATTTCCCTCGACCGCCGACCGGTTCTTGGCCGGTTCCGGCATGCTGAGGTCTGTTCCGGTCGGTTTGGGGCGGTTTATCAGTTTTCTGTACACCCCTAGTACTTTCCCAAGACAATGGTCACGGTTGTGCTATTGGGCTGTTTAAAGCTCAAGCAGGTAGAAGGCCTTCTATTGGTGAAATTTATGGTAGCCGCGAATTACTTTTTATAGGGGGAATTGTGATTGGGTCCGGCTACCATGTTGCCCTATTCATATCGCTGggcaggtttttttttttttttcctaagtgaacaaaacaaatactaatatatttaaaattacttttttaatcactaagtaaaaaaaaaaaaaaaaaattggcccaGCAGTCAAACTGGGCGGTCAACCTCATGCGACAAAGAAGCTTTTTCTATTGTGATTTGATCCATTGTTCATTCGGCCTCGACTTCTTAAAATTTGGAAACATATAGTTGAACTATATTTATCCACACCAACATTATTCCTAACAAAACAAGGTTATGATAGAGGTGTACAAAAACTGGCCAAATCGGCCATAaccgactccaactggctgctgGAGTAAAGAATTGGCTGAAACTAGTAGGGAATTGGTTAGCTAGAGGTGGTAATTTAACAAAATCGACGTCGGCCAGTTCAGTTCCCATTTGAATTAGGACAAAATCGCTGAATCGACGTtatctacttatatatatatatttcagatATAACTATATGAAACGATGTTTCACTTAAAGAAGTGAAATGATGTTGTTTTACTTctgtagttaaaaaaaaaaaaaaaactaaagggAATGGTGCATTTGGCTTAGGCCAAACGTTGCTGTTTCTATATAGGGTTTAAACAACTTGTGTTGTCCCTCTCTGCTTCTCCTTCTCAAGCCTTAGGTTTGAGTTTTCAGTTTTCACTTTTGAGACTTTGAAAACTTCATCCTCTCCATTAGCAGCGGCCCAGCCTCCAGGACCCTCTCCACCATCCTTCTCCACCGTTCCCAAATGACACAATGACGACTCTAGCCTCTAACCCATTTTCTTCCTTCCAGTTTCTGAATTCCCACTGTTCCAAGTTTCAGCAAAAACCGTTACCACACTGGGTGTTAAAAAAACACCACCACGGTGTTTTTGTACATTGGTTCTCACTTGAGTTCCTTCATGATCTACACTTTCTCACACTTGGgagagtatttttttaacataaattgaTTATTGATATGTAGCGTAAATGAATATGTAAATGAATATGGAAataatatgtaacaaaaattcaGTAAAAAGAAGCccaaaatgttaattattttgaataatgaATTGAGCTAAAAAAGGGTACCGAATTGggtaaaaaaaacccaaaaatgtATGGCCCAAACCTAGAAACTGGCTGTGAACTGGCTAGGAACCGGTACGGTCGATTTCACCCCCCTTACATGGTCGGTTTCGACCAGTTTTCCTCCCCAAAAATCCTTGGTTGGTCGGTTTCTATTTTGGACAGAAATGGAACCGACCATGTTGGTTTATAGCCCTAGGTTATAATGTTAGAAATGGAAATTGAAGTGAACCCAGGCTTGCTCTTACGACCAGAACTCGAGCACAAAGCTATTTGTGCCTTTTAATACTTTCTTTCCTCACATGTTGGATACCTATTGAGAGAAGAGAAGCTACAACGCATGAATCCCCATCCTAAGACCTTACAAGGACAACTTTCTCGTTGATTGCATTCCAAAAAACTACTTCCATATGATTATATTTATCTTTGGTTTTGTTAATGCTGAAAAATTGCACAACATGCAGTAAGGGGAGAAAAAAGTTATTCTCGGCCCGCTATGATGATTCGGGTCTCGATTGGTGTAATTTAGAGCCCTCGGTGGTCGTCTGGTGCGGTTGTTTGGTGTCTGAGTGCACATCCATGACAGTGAATGGAAAATATATGcagggaaaataaaaaaggttgaGATATAGATTTATGTGGTTCGGCATAATGCCTACGTCCGCGAGTGTTTGGGTAGGGgaaatccactataatatgAGTATTTTACATTCTCCCATTGTCTCTCATTGAAAAAGTCAAACTCGAAGTCCCCTTTCTGGTTTGGTCTGATCCCTTTTTATCCCTGCCTTGGGAGTGATGAAAGATGATAGTTTTATTCCACTTCTTGTTGGCGTGCCTGACTTGCTTTCcttcatttctcattttttctcttcttttccatCCCTTCCTTCTTTTCCCAACACTTTCTTTTCCCTTGTCCTCTctgtctcttctctctctctcttcctttgtcTTCTAGTGGGAACTTTTGATGGGCTGGGTTTGGTTATTACTTATTCGGGCCTAGGATATGTTATCCCCATTTAGTTGCTCGTAATTCTTAAGGTTGATTTGCTTCAAAAGAAAGGTCTTAAGAATCTTTAAGATAACATATGAAACAAATATAGTCTAGTGAAATCctttaaagaaacaaaattcttggagatatatCGATCGCTTAAGGTGTGAGCGCGGAGCTCGGCTTTGGTGAGAGATGGGCTTGATTGCTTAAAGTGCGAGCACGAAGCTAGGCTTTGTTGGGAGAAAGGCTTGACTACGTAAGATGGGAGCATGGAGCTCCGCTTTGGCAGGAGAGGGGCTCGACTACATAAGGTGCAAGCGTAGAGCTTGGATTTGGTGGGAGAGGGACTCGACCACGTAAGGTGAGAGTGTGCAAAGCTCGGCTTTGACGGTAGATGGGCTCGATCACGTAGGGTGCAAGCGCGGAGCTCAGCCTTGGTTGGAGGTAGACTCGACTGTGTAAGGTGCGAGCTTTGAGCTCAACCTTGGTGGGAGATGGGCTCGAC
This Carya illinoinensis cultivar Pawnee chromosome 11, C.illinoinensisPawnee_v1, whole genome shotgun sequence DNA region includes the following protein-coding sequences:
- the LOC122282331 gene encoding uncharacterized protein LOC122282331 — encoded protein: MDSSSTLIDLDNDEQTVNLGETQTPKPSSAPSSTCPLPRKRKGKDPSIVWDHFTKVEGCPVDDPKAKCNYCGKIYACHSKRNGTSTMQNHLSACPRNPHKRGPLDRYQQTLAVEEVGESDSSVVRNLVTHKYSEDAVRLAIAEMAKLRKLFKDGEMRVSLTTDTWT
- the LOC122282889 gene encoding rRNA 2'-O-methyltransferase fibrillarin 2-like, with product MRPPRGRGGGGGFRGRGDGGRGRGRGGGGRGGDRGGAMRGRGGRGAGGRGRGGGRGGMKGGSKVVVEPHRHGGVFIAKGKEDAIVTKNLVPGEAVYNEKRISVQNEDGTKVEYRVWNPFRSKLAAAIIGGVDEIWIKPGARVLYLGAASGTTVSHVSDIVGPTGVVYAVEFSHRSGRDLVNMAKKRTNVIPIIEDARHPSKYRMLVGMVDVIFSDVAQPDQARILALNASYFLKAGGHFVISIKANCIDSTQPAEAVFQSEVNKLKQDQFKPFEQVTLEPYERDHACVVGGYRVPKKSKVVA